A single region of the Oreochromis niloticus isolate F11D_XX linkage group LG19, O_niloticus_UMD_NMBU, whole genome shotgun sequence genome encodes:
- the dio3a gene encoding type IIIa iodothyronine deiodinase (UGA stop codon recoded as selenocysteine), translated as MNTFKTIKNAIVCFVLLPRFLVAAVMFWLLDFLCIRKRVFFRMKEQEGDAIDPPLCISDSNRLFSLESLKAVWHGHKLDFLKAAHLGQVAPNTEVVQLEDQRRSRILDYAQDKRPLILNFGSCTUPPFMARLKAFQEVVRENADIADSLVVYIEEAHPSDGWMSTDAPYQIPKHRCLEDRLNAAQLMHLEVPGCLVVVDSMENSSNAAYGAYFDRLYILQEGKIVYQGGRGPEGYRISELRDWLNRYRDGLERSNNQVIHV; from the coding sequence ATGAATACttttaaaactattaaaaatgcAATAGTTTGTTTCGTCCTGTTGCCTCGTTTTTTGGTGGCAGCTGTCATGTTTTGGCTGCTTGACTTTTTATGCATAAGAAAAAGAGTGTTCTTCAGGATGAAGGAGCAGGAGGGCGATGCCATTGATCCTCCTCTGTGCATATCGGACTCCAATCGGCTCTTCAGCCTTGAGTCCCTTAAGGCAGTCTGGCACGGACACAAGCTGGACTTCCTGAAAGCAGCTCATCTTGGACAGGTAGCGCCCAACACCGAAGTTGTCCAGCTGGAGGATCAGCGGCGCAGCCGAATCCTCGACTACGCACAGGACAAGAGACCGCTTATCCTCAACTTTGGCAGCTGCACCTGACCACCGTTCATGGCACGTCTGAAGGCTTTCCAGGAGGTTGTGAGGGAGAATGCAGACATAGCAGACTCTTTAGTTGTATACATCGAGGAAGCACACCCCTCCGACGGCTGGATGAGCACCGACGCGCCATATCAGATCCCCAAACACCGGTGTCTGGAGGACAGGCTGAACGCTGCGCAGCTGATGCACCTGGAGGTGCCCGGTTGCCTGGTCGTGGTTGACAGCATGGAAAACTCCTCCAACGCTGCATACGGAGCTTATTTTGACAGACTTTATATCCTGCAGGAGGGAAAGATAGTTTACCAGGGTGGCAGAGGACCTGAGGGGTATCGGATCTCAGAGCTCAGAGACTGGCTGAATCGATATAGAGACGGGCTGGAAAGATCCAATAACCAAGTTATACACGTGTAG